In Colias croceus chromosome 12, ilColCroc2.1, one genomic interval encodes:
- the LOC123696353 gene encoding autophagy-related protein 101 produces the protein MNARDFNFEIAMDGSQVDEVVASIFHTVLFHRSSGKFTYNNEESYSIRTVNYVDVDCDFIDFTYVCCASETLVRRIKREISIFSKLLRTLDGRPSPAKGEISLEFFQKHRTRWFLPTYVPVPWEIWRVSCELTESGNDQDMHSKHESVVEMLQDQIVFITEIINRHEYVPKMPNRSDADLIFDTSYPDIQPYLFAIKYKLPETESNTVGNTVRKLIRDTLSL, from the coding sequence ATGAACGCCCGCGATTTCAACTTCGAAATCGCCATGGACGGTAGCCAAGTGGACGAAGTGGTCGCTAGCATATTCCACACGGTTCTCTTCCACCGCTCGAGCGGGAAATTCACTTACAACAACGAGGAGAGCTACTCCATACGGACCGTCAACTATGTGGACGTCGATTGCGACTTCATCGACTTCACGTACGTTTGCTGCGCGTCCGAAACCCTAGTGCGCAGAATTAAGAGAGAGATCTCCATATTCTCTAAGCTCCTCCGCACGTTGGACGGCCGACCGTCCCCGGCCAAAGGCGAGATCAGCCTCGAATTCTTCCAGAAACATCGAACGAGGTGGTTCTTACCCACGTACGTGCCGGTCCCCTGGGAGATATGGCGGGTCAGTTGCGAACTCACGGAGTCCGGCAACGACCAAGATATGCACAGCAAACACGAAAGCGTCGTCGAAATGCTCCAGGATCAAATCGTTTTTATTACTGAAATAATTAACCGACACGAATACGTGCCCAAGATGCCCAACCGGTCAGACGCCGATCTCATCTTCGATACTTCCTACCCGGATATCCAGCCGTATCTATTCgcgattaaatataaattgccCGAAACTGAATCTAACACGGTTGGCAACACAGTTCGTAAACTTATTAGAGATACGTTGTCTTTGTGA